The Lycium barbarum isolate Lr01 chromosome 9, ASM1917538v2, whole genome shotgun sequence genome has a segment encoding these proteins:
- the LOC132611269 gene encoding probable methyltransferase PMT3: MMRGRSDGAQKKRLLTSVAVVAAFVVVLYLYFGSKNNGESALEYGSRSLRKLGSSYLGGDDDSDLSSKQDEKFGLEDGEDGIVPKSFPVCDDRHSELIPCLDRHLIYQMRLKLDLTLMEHYERHCPLPERRYNCLIPPPAGYKVPIKWPKSRDEVWKANIPHTHLAHEKSDQNWMVEKGEKIIFPGGGTHFHYGADKYIASIANMLNFPNNNLNNGGRVRTVFDVGCGVASFGGYLLSSDIITMSLAPNDVHQNQIQFALERGIPAYLGVLGTKRLPYPSRSFEFAHCSRCRIDWLQRDGILLLELDRVLRPGGYFAYSSPEAYAQDEEDLRIWREMSALVERMCWKIAEKRNQTVIWVKPLNNDCYNERPAGTQPPLCRSDDDPDAVWGVNMEPCITPYSDHDHKVSGSGLAPWPARLTTPPPRLADFGYSNEMFEKDMELWQRRVEHYWNLLSPKISSDTLRNIMDMKANLGSFAGALKDKDVWVMNVVPKDGPNTLKIVYDRGLIGTTHDWCEAFSTYPRTYDLLHAWNVFSDIEKKGCSGEDLLLEIDRIVRPSGFVIFRDKQHVIDFVKKYLSPLHWEAVADPTTDQDQEGDELVFIIQKKLWLTSESIRDIE, from the exons ATGATGCGAGGGAGATCAGATGGAGCCCAGAAGAAGCGCTTGTTGACTTCTGTAGCTGTTGTTGCAGCCTTTGTTGTTGTCCTGTATTTGTATTTTGGCTCTAAGAACAATGGTGAATCTGCTCTGGAGTACGGCAGCCGATCTTTGAGGAAACTGGGATCTTCATATTTGGGTGGAGATGATGACTCTGATCTCAGCAGCAAGCAAGATGAGAAGTTTGGGCTGGAAGATGGTGAAGATGGCATCGTTCCTAAGAGCTTCCCA GTTTGCGATGATCGTCATTCGGAGTTAATTCCCTGTCTGGACAGGCATCTCATATACCAAATGAGATTGAAGTTGGATCTGACGTTAATGGAGCACTATGAAAGACATTGTCCATTGCCTGAAAGACGTTACAATTGCTTGATTCCTCCTCCAGCTGGATACAAG GTACCAATTAAGTGGCCAAAAAGTAGAGATGAGGTTTGGAAGGCGAACATACCACATACTCACCTTGCACATGAGAAATCTGACCAAAACTGGATGGTTGAAAAGGGTGAAAAGATAATATTTCCTGGTGGAGGCACTCACTTTCACTATGGAGCTGATAAGTACATTGCTTCAATTGCAAAT ATGCTGAACTTTCCCAACAATAACTTGAACAATGGAGGAAGGGTACGCACGGTTTTTGATGTTGGTTGTGGTGTGGCTAGCTTTGGTGGTTATCTTCTATCATCTGATATCATAACAATGTCATTGGCGCCCAATGATGTGCATCAGAATCAGATCCAATTTGCCTTAGAGAGAGGAATTCCTGCATACCTTGGTGTTCTTGGAACAAAAAGGCTTCCCTATCCAAGCAGATCATTTGAATTTGCTCACTGTTCCCGTTGTAGGATCGATTGGCTTCAAAGAGATGGCATCCTTCTTCTTGAGCTAGATAGGGTGCTTAGACCTGGAGGCTATTTTGCCTACTCATCTCCAGAAGCATATGCACAGGATGAAGAGGATCTCAGAATATGGAGAGAGATGAGCGCACTTGTTGAACGCATGTGCTGGAAAATAGCAGAAAAAAGGAACCAAACTGTGATTTGGGTCAAGCCTCTAAACAATGACTGTTACAATGAAAGACCAGCTGGTACTCAACCACCACTTTGTCGGTCCGATGATGATCCTGATGCTGTTTGGGGTGTGAATATGGAACCATGCATAACACCTTATTCGGATC ATGACCACAAAGTTAGTGGAAGTGGACTTGCTCCTTGGCCAGCTAGGCTAACTACTCCTCCCCCCCGTCTTGCTGATTTTGGGTATTCAAATGAAATGTTTGAGAAGGACATG GAGCTTTGGCAGCGAAGGGTTGAACATTACTGGAATCTGTTAAGTCCAAAGATCTCTTCAGACACTCTGAGAAACATCATGGACATGAAGGCCAATTTGGGGTCATTTGCTGGGGCTTTGAAGGACAAAGATGTCTGGGTCATGAATGTTGTACCCAAAGATGGACCTAACACTCTCAAGATTGTATATGACCGTGGTTTAATTGGCACAACTCATGACTG GTGTGAAGCATTTTCAACATATCCTAGGACCTATGATTTGCTCCATGCTTGGAATGTTTTCTCTGACATTGAAAAGAAGGGTTGCAGTGGTGAGGATCTGTTACTCGAGATAGATCGCATAGTAAGGCCTAGCGGTTTTGTTATCTTCCGCGACAAACAACATGTGATTGACTTTGTAAAGAAGTATTTATCTCCATTGCACTGGGAAGCAGTAGCTGATCCAACTACAGATCAAGACCAGGAAGGAGATGAACTTGTTTTTATCATCCAAAAGAAGTTGTGGCTTACAAGTGAAAGCATCAGAGATATAGAGTAA